The Haladaptatus cibarius D43 genome window below encodes:
- a CDS encoding nucleoside deaminase, producing the protein MSDLNSLDHEKYVQRAIALAREAGERGDGPYGSILVRNGEIIMEETNRENTDDDLALHPELTLARKAARELSPDVRKETVMYTSTEPCPMCAGGIAIASLGAVVYSVSGKRAAEEFGGAPGVPCDEIFERRACDIDVVGDILEDDGLALHREFR; encoded by the coding sequence ATGTCCGACCTCAATTCACTCGATCACGAAAAATACGTCCAACGTGCAATCGCGCTCGCCCGCGAAGCAGGCGAGCGCGGGGACGGCCCGTATGGCTCGATTCTCGTCCGAAACGGCGAAATCATCATGGAAGAGACGAACCGCGAGAACACTGACGACGACCTCGCGCTCCATCCGGAACTCACGCTGGCGCGCAAGGCGGCACGAGAACTGTCGCCCGACGTTCGCAAAGAAACGGTGATGTACACCAGTACGGAACCGTGTCCGATGTGCGCGGGCGGAATCGCCATCGCTTCCCTCGGAGCAGTCGTCTACAGTGTCTCGGGCAAGCGCGCCGCCGAGGAGTTCGGCGGCGCGCCCGGCGTTCCGTGTGACGAGATTTTCGAGCGAAGAGCATGTGACATCGACGTGGTCGGTGACATCCTCGAAGACGACGGACTCGCGCTTCACCGCGAATTCAGGTAA
- a CDS encoding thiol-disulfide oxidoreductase DCC family protein, giving the protein MTRPDDPSAAEVADDLDDPVLLFDGVCNFCNAAVRFVVRFDESGTFRFAPLQSDIGQELLSRFDLPTDDFDSFVLVEGDDYYTRSTAVLRVCRRLDGPWPLFHPLIYLPERLRDPAYTFLAEHRYRLFGKKDECPIPEPEIRERFAERALDTS; this is encoded by the coding sequence ATGACGAGGCCAGACGACCCCAGCGCTGCCGAAGTCGCCGACGACCTCGACGATCCGGTTCTCCTCTTCGACGGCGTCTGCAACTTCTGTAACGCAGCCGTCCGATTTGTCGTTCGGTTCGATGAATCCGGAACCTTCCGCTTCGCGCCACTTCAGTCCGACATCGGGCAAGAACTCCTCTCCCGATTCGACCTTCCGACCGACGATTTCGACTCGTTCGTTCTCGTTGAGGGTGACGACTACTACACTCGCTCCACCGCGGTTCTGCGAGTCTGTCGCCGACTGGACGGCCCGTGGCCACTTTTTCATCCGCTCATCTATCTTCCCGAACGACTGCGCGACCCGGCGTATACTTTTCTCGCGGAACATCGCTATCGGTTGTTTGGCAAGAAAGACGAATGTCCGATTCCCGAACCCGAAATCCGCGAACGGTTCGCAGAGCGCGCGCTCGATACGTCGTAG